The Christiangramia forsetii KT0803 DNA segment GGTTTTCTTCAAAAACGCATGTGCACTAAATACGCCTATGAGTCCGCATGCCGCTGCTGAAATTGACGGAATTAAGCTTCAGATTAAAAATATTAAAAGACCCGAAACAGAAAAAGACCTGGTGATCGAAGGTGCCGGCGGACTGATGGTTCCTCTTAATGCTAAAGAAGTTATTGCAGACCTCATTTCTAAAGAAGATTTGGTTATTCTTGTTTCTAGACATTATTTGGGAAGTATTAATCATACTTTATTAAGTATCGAAGCCTTGAAAAGCCGGGGAATTGATAAGATCGGGATTATATTTAGTGGTGATGAACATCCAACAACCGAGGCTGCGATCAAAAAACTTGGGAAAGTAAAGGTGGTTGGAAGAATTGAAGAGGAGCCTTATTTTGATGAAATGGTCGTAAAAGAATATGCTGAAAAATTTAGAAAGAGATTATGCGAGATATAAGCTTAGAACATGAAAATCTAACCGAAAGAGATAAAAAGCATTTATGGCATCCCTTAACGCAACATAAAGTCTCTCCGGAAATGTTGCCGATTAAAAAAGCCAAAGGATGTACACTCACCGATGAGAAAGGAAATGAATATATAGACGGTATTTCCTCTTGGTACACCGCGGTTTATGGCCACTGCAATCCATATATTACAGAAAAGGTAGCTGAGCAGATGCAGAACCTGGATCAGGTGGTTTTTAGCGGATTTACTCATGAGCCTGCCATTGCACTTTCAGAAGCTTTGATCGAGATCCTGCCTGAAGGTCAGCAAAAGCTTTTTTTTAACGATAATGGTTCCACAGCTACCGAAATTGGTATCAAAATGGCGCTGCAGTACCATCATAATCTTGGAAATGACCGAAAAGTAATGCTGGCTTTTGAAGAGGGGTTTCATGGGGATACTTTTGGAGCAATGTCCGTTTCCGGGTTGTCGGTTTATAATGGGGCTTTTGAGGATCACTTTATCAGGGTGGAGAGAATTCCTGTGCCGACCGGCGAAAACAACCAGGAGGTCATTTCAATTTTAAATAATATTCTTAAAAATCATAATATCGCCGGGTTTATTTATGAACCTTTAATCCAGGGAGCGGCAGCCATGAAATTCCATGATGGCGAAGGCTTAAATGAAATACTTAAAATCTGTCGTGAAAATGAGGTTGTATTGGTGGCCGATGAAGTGATGACGGGATTTGGTAAGACCGGGAGCTACTTTGCTTCAGATTATATGCAAGAAAAACCAGATGTAGTTTGTATGTCCAAAGCTCTTACCGCAGGTCTTTTGCCTATGGGACTTACTTCCTGCTCCCAAAAGATTTACAACGCCTTCTATTCTAATGATATCGCGAAAGGGTTATTTCATGGCCATACCTATACCGCCAATCCGTTAGCCTGTGCCGCGGCTTTGGCTGCAGTTCAGCTTTTAAGAACAGATGAAATTCAGACCGGAATTAATCGAATTACAGAGTCAAATATGGCTTTTACGGCGAAATTAAAGGATCATCCCAAGGTTAAGAATGTGAGAAGTAAAGGAGTGATTTTTGCGTTTGAACTGGCTGTAGAAACCGAGCGTTACGGAGGTTTGCGAAATAAACTTTTCAAATTCTTTATGGATAATGGCGTATTTCTTCGTCCGCTTGGAAATACGATCTATATAGTACCGCCCTATGTGATTTCAGAAGAAGAGCTTCAAAAGATATACTCAGTTATAGAAGACGTACTCTCAAATTTCTAAATAATTGCGTATCAGTCAATATTTTTAATTTTCGGATTTAATTTTTGTCTAATTTAGATAGGTTAATCTGAAAATTATGATGCATCCCGATACAAAGCTGAAATGGATCAGTGATCAAAAAGGATTTGGAGTTGTGGCAACGGCTTTAATCCCGAAAGGAACAATTACCTGGGTACAGGATGAACTGGATAGTGTTTTTCCTCCTGAAACACCAGACAGGTTAAAACCTATTACCAGGGATCACCTGGAAAAGTACAGTTTTAGAAATAA contains these protein-coding regions:
- the bioD gene encoding dethiobiotin synthase, producing MPKSYFITGIGTEVGKTVVSAIVAEALKADYWKPIQAGDLENSDSHKVKKLVSNKDSVFFKNACALNTPMSPHAAAEIDGIKLQIKNIKRPETEKDLVIEGAGGLMVPLNAKEVIADLISKEDLVILVSRHYLGSINHTLLSIEALKSRGIDKIGIIFSGDEHPTTEAAIKKLGKVKVVGRIEEEPYFDEMVVKEYAEKFRKRLCEI
- the bioA gene encoding adenosylmethionine--8-amino-7-oxononanoate transaminase, with the translated sequence MRDISLEHENLTERDKKHLWHPLTQHKVSPEMLPIKKAKGCTLTDEKGNEYIDGISSWYTAVYGHCNPYITEKVAEQMQNLDQVVFSGFTHEPAIALSEALIEILPEGQQKLFFNDNGSTATEIGIKMALQYHHNLGNDRKVMLAFEEGFHGDTFGAMSVSGLSVYNGAFEDHFIRVERIPVPTGENNQEVISILNNILKNHNIAGFIYEPLIQGAAAMKFHDGEGLNEILKICRENEVVLVADEVMTGFGKTGSYFASDYMQEKPDVVCMSKALTAGLLPMGLTSCSQKIYNAFYSNDIAKGLFHGHTYTANPLACAAALAAVQLLRTDEIQTGINRITESNMAFTAKLKDHPKVKNVRSKGVIFAFELAVETERYGGLRNKLFKFFMDNGVFLRPLGNTIYIVPPYVISEEELQKIYSVIEDVLSNF